The following proteins come from a genomic window of Rhodoligotrophos sp. CJ14:
- a CDS encoding ABC transporter ATP-binding protein: MTVQQHPATAETIASPQAMLRLRDLSCAFGTVRAVDGVSLDIAPGELVSLLGPSGCGKTTMLRMIAGFLTPTAGHIEMGGQVISGPNAVVPPERRQMSMIFQSYAIWPNMTVAENVAFGLKLRHLDRATRDARVREMLEVVKMAELADRYPGELSGGQQQRVALARAMVIQPRVLLLDEPLSNLDATLREEMRFEIRRLHDTFRFTTVYVTHDQGEAMVASDRIAVMNKGRIEQVAPPYELYNRPRTRFVAGFIGRTNLVSGECSAEQVVFEGFSMPRVRFPEQGRNLAKTTLFSLRPQSIALYQSMPSSGRTDGECLVPARIAQRTYLGETWDYVADVNDGRLQLKLSALPNEVVDVGADVWLGIDPAQMAAVS; this comes from the coding sequence ATGACAGTTCAACAGCATCCCGCAACCGCCGAGACGATTGCCTCGCCGCAGGCCATGCTCAGATTGCGTGATCTCTCCTGCGCTTTCGGCACCGTCCGGGCGGTCGATGGCGTATCCCTCGACATTGCGCCCGGTGAGCTCGTCTCGCTGCTCGGGCCTTCGGGATGCGGGAAGACAACGATGCTGCGGATGATCGCGGGGTTCCTCACGCCGACCGCCGGTCATATCGAGATGGGCGGTCAGGTGATCTCGGGGCCGAATGCGGTGGTGCCACCAGAACGGCGGCAAATGTCAATGATCTTCCAGAGCTATGCGATCTGGCCGAACATGACGGTTGCGGAGAATGTGGCCTTCGGCCTGAAGCTTCGCCATCTCGACCGCGCCACCCGGGATGCAAGGGTGCGCGAGATGCTGGAGGTGGTGAAGATGGCCGAGCTTGCCGACCGCTATCCCGGCGAGCTTTCCGGTGGCCAGCAGCAGCGCGTCGCGCTCGCGCGCGCCATGGTCATCCAGCCGCGGGTCTTGTTGCTGGATGAGCCGTTGTCAAATCTCGACGCCACATTGCGTGAGGAAATGCGTTTCGAGATCCGCCGCCTGCACGACACATTCCGGTTCACCACCGTCTATGTGACCCATGACCAGGGGGAGGCCATGGTTGCGTCCGACCGGATCGCGGTCATGAACAAGGGGCGGATAGAACAGGTCGCTCCGCCTTACGAGCTCTATAACCGGCCGCGGACCCGTTTCGTCGCGGGCTTCATCGGGCGAACCAACCTGGTCAGCGGCGAATGCAGTGCCGAGCAGGTGGTGTTCGAAGGCTTCTCCATGCCCCGAGTGCGTTTCCCCGAGCAAGGTCGCAATCTCGCCAAGACGACGCTGTTCTCGCTGCGGCCGCAAAGCATCGCGCTCTATCAAAGCATGCCGTCTTCCGGCCGGACGGATGGGGAATGCCTGGTGCCCGCCCGGATCGCCCAGCGCACCTATTTGGGGGAAACGTGGGACTACGTGGCTGACGTCAACGATGGCCGCCTGCAATTGAAGCTGAGCGCCTTGCCCAATGAGGTGGTCGATGTGGGCGCCGATGTGTGGCTTGGCATCGACCCTGCCCAAATGGCTGCCGTGTCATAG
- a CDS encoding ABC transporter permease has translation MVSIRSQARRARAADAPVPLASTTVGGYAQRLFSPTGLVGIFLIGILLVLVANPIIRLLVSSFQSTDTGALTFENYAIAYGSVRALRALINSILYGIGVTLVAALLAIPIAWAISRTDMPAKGLVRALILGAFITPSYLGAVGWILLAGPNAGWLNSIWMGLTGSNTGILNIYSLSGLIFVTALYAFPYIFVFASDALDLLSSEMEDAANILGAGMWRTTFKVTLPLVVPAILAGAIITFLDTVALFGTPAIIALPARINVMTLQLWQYFEFPVRVEAAAAYSIPLIGITCLLFGLQRFILGRKGYVALTGKTSGRRLICTGPFRWVLLGYAMLVCALAVILPFAALAQAAFSRAWGRGLSWDNFTLGNFRYVFFEHQNVRESIANTFLYSAGAATLAVILGLGIAYMVNRRLVPFRGLLTLLCTTPFVIPGIVLAIGFYTAYTTPPLSLYGTGLILILAFTARFLPIAYSNCGASLRSINPEMEEAVRILGGSRLQALWSVIVPLLKKNLAGCWILVFIPAMRELSTAIFLIAPNTRVLSVMLLDLSEDGNFEALAALGLFLLLATIGVVLVSYKLLGRDVLLKRS, from the coding sequence ATGGTGTCAATACGATCGCAGGCAAGACGCGCGCGTGCTGCCGATGCCCCGGTTCCGCTCGCCTCCACCACGGTCGGCGGCTACGCGCAGCGCCTCTTCTCGCCCACGGGCCTGGTCGGCATCTTCCTCATCGGCATTCTGCTGGTGCTCGTCGCCAATCCGATCATTCGGCTGCTGGTGTCCAGCTTCCAGTCGACAGATACGGGCGCGCTCACTTTTGAGAATTACGCGATAGCCTATGGCAGCGTGCGGGCGCTGCGCGCACTCATCAATTCGATACTCTACGGCATCGGCGTAACGCTTGTTGCCGCGCTACTGGCCATACCGATCGCCTGGGCGATCTCGCGCACGGACATGCCCGCCAAGGGTCTGGTGCGGGCGCTCATTCTGGGGGCGTTCATCACCCCATCCTATCTCGGTGCGGTCGGCTGGATTCTGCTGGCCGGCCCCAATGCCGGGTGGCTCAACAGCATCTGGATGGGGCTCACCGGCAGCAATACGGGCATCCTGAACATCTACAGCCTCAGCGGGCTGATCTTCGTGACGGCCCTCTATGCCTTTCCCTATATTTTCGTCTTCGCCTCGGATGCGCTGGATTTGCTCTCATCGGAGATGGAGGATGCGGCGAACATCCTCGGTGCCGGCATGTGGCGAACCACATTCAAGGTTACCCTGCCGCTCGTCGTTCCCGCGATCTTGGCGGGTGCGATCATTACCTTCCTCGACACGGTGGCCTTGTTCGGCACGCCGGCGATCATCGCTCTGCCGGCGCGCATCAATGTGATGACGCTGCAGCTTTGGCAATATTTCGAGTTTCCGGTGCGTGTCGAGGCGGCAGCCGCCTATTCCATTCCGTTGATCGGCATCACCTGCCTGCTGTTCGGCTTGCAACGGTTCATTCTCGGCCGCAAAGGGTATGTGGCGCTCACGGGTAAGACCTCCGGCCGGCGTCTGATCTGCACCGGCCCTTTCCGCTGGGTTCTGCTGGGCTACGCGATGCTGGTCTGCGCGCTGGCGGTGATCCTGCCCTTTGCCGCATTGGCACAGGCCGCGTTCAGCAGGGCGTGGGGCCGCGGGTTGTCGTGGGATAATTTTACCCTCGGCAATTTCCGCTATGTCTTCTTTGAGCACCAGAATGTGCGCGAGAGCATCGCGAATACCTTCCTCTACTCGGCCGGCGCCGCGACATTGGCGGTGATCCTGGGGCTGGGGATTGCCTATATGGTCAATCGTCGGCTGGTCCCGTTCCGGGGCCTGCTGACCCTGCTCTGCACGACGCCTTTCGTCATCCCGGGCATCGTCTTGGCGATCGGCTTTTATACCGCCTATACCACACCGCCGCTTTCGCTCTACGGCACTGGGCTCATTCTCATTCTGGCCTTTACCGCCCGCTTCCTGCCGATCGCCTATTCCAATTGCGGCGCCTCGCTGCGCAGCATCAATCCGGAGATGGAGGAGGCGGTTCGCATTCTCGGCGGCAGCCGCCTGCAGGCCTTGTGGAGCGTGATCGTTCCGCTTCTGAAAAAGAATCTCGCAGGCTGCTGGATCCTGGTGTTCATCCCGGCCATGCGCGAGCTGAGCACCGCAATCTTTCTCATCGCGCCGAATACGCGGGTCCTGTCGGTCATGCTGCTCGACCTCAGCGAGGACGGCAATTTCGAGGCGCTCGCGGCACTCGGCCTGTTTCTGTTGCTGGCAACCATCGGCGTGGTTCTGGTCAGCTACAAGCTTCTCGGCCGCGACGTCCTCCTGAAGCGGTCATGA
- a CDS encoding ABC transporter substrate-binding protein translates to MRCGFLVGIVTSVLVATASMAAAQSDQEKQLYEAAKQEGELTWYTAHYDQNMTAQIGAAFTEKYPGIKVNGIKATAQVSFQRLLLDLKAGQSQADVFSSTDVSHYRQLKEMNALEKYVPENEAQIIAAFRGIDPDGYYHTTLVGLIAILYNNAKVKEAEAPKNWTDLADPKWTDKVTFGDPNYSGMVGVWTVAMADRYGWEFFEKLEPLNPQIGRSIDDAVTLLNSGERVVAMGDPGTALQSAAKGNPVAVVYPEDGAVVVRMPSAIIKGSKSPNAAKLFMNFLLSPEVAKIATAGFQQSLRADVPPPAGGKSLADVKVMTPSPEEIAKNLPENKEKWRDTFGM, encoded by the coding sequence ATGAGATGCGGTTTCCTGGTGGGTATCGTGACGAGCGTGCTCGTCGCGACGGCGTCGATGGCCGCGGCACAAAGCGACCAAGAAAAGCAGCTCTATGAGGCGGCAAAACAGGAGGGTGAGCTCACCTGGTACACCGCACATTACGATCAGAACATGACCGCTCAGATCGGGGCGGCATTCACCGAGAAATATCCGGGCATCAAGGTCAATGGCATCAAGGCGACCGCACAGGTCTCATTCCAGCGGCTGCTGCTCGATCTGAAGGCGGGGCAGAGCCAGGCCGATGTCTTCAGCTCCACGGATGTCAGCCACTACCGGCAGCTGAAGGAAATGAATGCCCTGGAGAAATATGTTCCGGAGAACGAGGCGCAGATCATTGCTGCATTTCGCGGCATCGATCCGGATGGGTACTATCATACCACCCTCGTGGGCCTGATCGCCATCCTCTATAACAATGCGAAGGTTAAGGAGGCGGAGGCGCCGAAGAACTGGACCGATCTGGCGGATCCGAAATGGACCGACAAGGTCACGTTCGGCGATCCCAATTACAGCGGCATGGTCGGCGTGTGGACCGTGGCCATGGCCGATCGCTACGGCTGGGAATTCTTCGAGAAGCTCGAGCCGCTCAATCCTCAGATCGGCCGGTCAATCGATGATGCGGTGACCCTGCTCAATTCCGGCGAGCGCGTGGTGGCCATGGGTGATCCGGGTACCGCTTTGCAGAGCGCTGCCAAGGGAAACCCCGTCGCGGTGGTCTATCCGGAAGACGGAGCGGTCGTGGTGCGGATGCCGTCTGCCATCATCAAGGGGTCGAAAAGCCCTAATGCGGCGAAGCTTTTCATGAACTTTCTGCTGAGCCCCGAGGTCGCAAAAATCGCAACGGCCGGTTTCCAGCAGTCGCTTCGCGCCGATGTGCCGCCGCCGGCTGGCGGCAAGTCGCTCGCCGATGTCAAGGTGATGACCCCATCGCCTGAGGAGATTGCGAAGAACCTTCCCGAAAACAAGGAAAAGTGGCGCGATACGTTCGGCATGTGA
- a CDS encoding CaiB/BaiF CoA transferase family protein, with translation MTKDAASGPLRGVTVIELAHVMAGPTCGRMLADMGADVIKVERVQGGDDTRRDTMPNEAGDPDSHAFMMMNRNKRGIALNLKTEEGRAVLRRLLATADVLIENYRHDTMAKLGLGWDDLSREFPRLIYCSISGFGRTGPYAERGGFDLIAQGMSGLMSITGEGPGRPPVKVGPPITDISAGILATMGVVAALYARQNTGRGQLVDASLLEAGVTFTYWHSAITFATGDCPGALGSAHPLSAPYQAYRTADEWINIGAASEPNWRRMVAILGAPELAEDPRFRTNTDRMANKDALDACLEPLFQQKTAAEWLAAFEAAGVPAGPILRVPEMHRDPQVIARDMVPIVQHSRRGAVRTIGFPVKFSDTPVTVARAAPCLGEHTREVLREYGYGDDEIARLLDSGAAASDLLPSDAA, from the coding sequence GTGACCAAGGACGCTGCGAGTGGACCCCTTCGTGGGGTGACGGTGATCGAACTCGCCCATGTGATGGCCGGCCCAACCTGCGGGCGCATGCTCGCGGATATGGGGGCTGACGTCATCAAGGTCGAGCGGGTGCAAGGCGGCGACGACACCCGTCGCGACACCATGCCCAACGAGGCGGGCGATCCGGATAGTCACGCCTTCATGATGATGAATCGCAACAAGCGAGGCATTGCGCTGAACCTCAAGACGGAAGAGGGCCGCGCGGTGCTTCGCCGTCTGCTCGCGACAGCCGATGTGCTGATCGAGAATTACCGCCATGATACGATGGCGAAGCTCGGCCTGGGCTGGGACGATTTGAGCCGCGAGTTTCCACGGCTCATCTATTGCTCGATTTCCGGTTTCGGCCGGACCGGTCCTTATGCCGAACGTGGCGGGTTTGATCTGATCGCTCAGGGCATGAGCGGGCTCATGAGCATAACCGGCGAAGGACCAGGACGGCCGCCGGTGAAGGTCGGGCCGCCGATCACCGATATCAGCGCAGGCATTCTGGCGACGATGGGCGTGGTCGCAGCCCTTTATGCGCGGCAGAATACCGGCAGGGGCCAGCTGGTCGATGCCTCTCTCCTCGAGGCGGGGGTGACCTTCACCTATTGGCATTCGGCCATCACCTTCGCGACGGGCGACTGCCCTGGCGCGCTTGGTTCGGCGCACCCCTTGAGCGCGCCCTACCAAGCCTATCGGACCGCGGACGAATGGATCAATATCGGGGCGGCGAGCGAGCCAAACTGGCGGCGGATGGTGGCCATTCTTGGTGCTCCCGAACTGGCTGAAGATCCCCGCTTTCGCACCAACACCGATCGCATGGCCAATAAGGACGCGCTCGATGCGTGTCTCGAGCCGTTGTTCCAGCAGAAGACGGCGGCAGAGTGGTTGGCGGCTTTCGAAGCGGCTGGGGTGCCCGCAGGCCCGATTCTCCGCGTGCCGGAAATGCATCGCGATCCGCAAGTGATCGCGCGGGACATGGTCCCGATAGTTCAGCATTCCAGGCGCGGTGCCGTGCGGACGATCGGCTTTCCCGTGAAGTTCTCCGATACGCCCGTCACCGTAGCGCGGGCAGCCCCATGCCTAGGCGAGCATACGCGGGAGGTGCTGCGTGAATATGGCTATGGGGATGATGAGATTGCCCGATTGCTCGACAGCGGAGCGGCGGCGAGCGACTTGCTGCCGAGCGATGCAGCCTAA
- a CDS encoding enoyl-CoA hydratase/isomerase family protein — translation MEDHIIVERSENRAIVTINRPEKMNAFTVPMYQRFAAVLEDLSADGGIRCIVVQGGGDRAFCAGSDIGEFDSDRQGSVQGKEYAEDTVGALVNLKDCRHPTVAKIRGVCVGGGLELAASCDIRICSSDSRFGIPPNRLGLALDYDELNVLCDLIGRRRALEMLLEGRIFGAEEAYHLGLVTRVVAPEALDEEIETTVRRITEAAPLSNRWHKAFIKRLADPRPLSQAERDEPYRCFDTEDYREGTTAFNEKRKPRFVGR, via the coding sequence ATGGAAGACCACATCATCGTGGAGCGATCCGAGAACAGGGCGATCGTGACGATCAACCGCCCTGAGAAGATGAACGCCTTCACGGTGCCGATGTATCAGCGTTTCGCTGCGGTGCTCGAAGATCTCTCAGCGGATGGCGGCATTCGCTGCATCGTGGTTCAGGGGGGAGGCGATCGGGCCTTCTGCGCCGGCAGCGATATCGGTGAATTCGACTCGGATCGCCAAGGCTCCGTTCAGGGAAAAGAATATGCCGAGGATACGGTCGGCGCGCTGGTCAACCTGAAAGACTGCCGGCATCCCACGGTGGCCAAAATCCGCGGCGTGTGCGTGGGCGGCGGGCTGGAGCTCGCAGCTTCGTGCGATATCCGGATCTGCTCGTCCGATAGCCGCTTCGGCATTCCGCCCAACCGGCTTGGGCTCGCGCTCGATTATGACGAGCTGAACGTGCTGTGCGATCTCATCGGCCGCCGTCGCGCACTCGAGATGCTGCTCGAGGGCAGGATATTCGGGGCTGAGGAGGCTTACCATCTCGGTCTCGTCACGCGGGTCGTGGCGCCAGAGGCCCTCGATGAGGAGATCGAAACGACAGTCCGGCGCATCACCGAGGCAGCCCCGCTGTCAAACCGCTGGCATAAAGCCTTCATCAAGCGTCTGGCTGATCCGCGACCTCTATCGCAAGCCGAGCGCGACGAGCCCTATCGCTGCTTCGATACCGAGGATTATCGCGAAGGCACAACGGCGTTCAACGAAAAGCGCAAGCCCCGGTTCGTGGGGCGGTGA
- a CDS encoding GntR family transcriptional regulator, whose protein sequence is MHDHSPAERKPRRRKHLASASGSKPVIQLSRRSLHDEIAELLRDNIVEGKMLPGSFIDEAELVHTLGVSRTPIREALKVLAFEGLVTIIPNRGSYVAQLEPEDARDLIEVLAELEGFAAFLACERADEEDLRVLHRLHEDMAAAYEKKNKLKYFKLNQNIHSKIVEAAKNPHLAETHRAYTSRLRRVRYLATPNPVEWRSSMQDHEKILAALSKRDGNAARALVTAHVADIWPMVEAVLLAESRGEPQAVQR, encoded by the coding sequence ATGCACGACCATTCGCCAGCCGAGCGCAAACCACGTCGCCGCAAACATCTCGCATCCGCTTCGGGAAGCAAGCCGGTCATTCAGCTGTCGCGCCGCTCGCTGCATGACGAGATCGCCGAGCTGCTCCGCGATAATATCGTCGAGGGCAAAATGCTACCCGGCTCGTTCATTGACGAGGCCGAGCTGGTCCATACCCTCGGCGTCTCCCGCACGCCCATTCGTGAAGCCTTGAAGGTGCTCGCCTTCGAAGGCCTGGTGACCATTATTCCCAATCGAGGGAGCTATGTCGCCCAGCTCGAGCCGGAAGACGCGCGTGATCTGATCGAAGTGCTGGCGGAGCTCGAGGGTTTCGCTGCCTTTCTCGCCTGTGAACGAGCCGATGAAGAAGATCTACGTGTGCTGCACCGCCTGCACGAAGACATGGCCGCTGCCTACGAGAAGAAGAACAAGCTCAAATATTTCAAGCTGAACCAGAATATTCATTCCAAGATTGTTGAGGCCGCGAAGAACCCGCATCTGGCGGAAACGCATCGCGCCTATACCAGCCGCTTGCGCCGGGTGCGCTATCTGGCAACGCCCAACCCTGTGGAATGGCGCTCGTCGATGCAGGACCACGAGAAGATACTCGCAGCCCTGAGCAAGCGGGATGGCAATGCAGCACGAGCCTTGGTGACCGCCCATGTGGCCGACATCTGGCCGATGGTCGAAGCCGTGCTGCTCGCGGAAAGCCGGGGAGAACCGCAGGCAGTTCAGAGATGA
- a CDS encoding NIPSNAP family protein has product MIYELRHYVPVAGKEEALRHRFANGTLQLFEKLDIKVIDFWEHADMPGELWYLVEWPDQAAMKAGWEAFRKDPDWQALKTRTEVDGALTAAITSIPLKPAEFFAR; this is encoded by the coding sequence ATGATCTACGAGCTGAGACATTACGTGCCGGTCGCTGGAAAAGAAGAGGCCCTTCGGCACCGCTTTGCCAATGGCACCTTGCAGCTGTTCGAGAAGCTCGACATCAAAGTGATTGATTTCTGGGAGCATGCAGACATGCCGGGCGAGCTTTGGTATCTGGTCGAATGGCCGGATCAGGCGGCCATGAAGGCGGGATGGGAGGCGTTTCGGAAGGATCCGGACTGGCAGGCTCTCAAGACCAGGACCGAAGTGGACGGAGCATTGACGGCCGCGATCACCTCCATTCCGCTCAAGCCGGCCGAGTTCTTCGCGCGGTGA
- a CDS encoding PLP-dependent aminotransferase family protein, giving the protein MWIPNYKNRKGKLYVAIADALAEDIAQGRLAPGARLPTHRELAWQLKLSVSTISKAYALAERRHLIEGSVGRGTFVSSRPSDLPRLEPNRAQSDRIDLSFNCLVVLPSQEAAITGAMRDMIGSGRIESLVPYHRPWLGMPEHRMAAVKWLSTLGLAAHADDIVIVNGAQQAAAAVLNAITEPGDTILLEELADPGIRFLIANRHLTPKPVQIDKDGVMPDSFEAACKAGGVRALFCIPTHHSPTLAVMPVDRRKALADIAEHYGVAIIENDVCGALMDKPLPPIATFAPEQGFYITSLSKIISAGLRTGFIAAPRGRAKDLIPGLASTTWMASLFSIEIASRLIEDGTAQRLAEEQREELRKRQAMAADLLSGQLVRALPTALHMWVALPESWRAEGFVAAANARGVAVTPAEAFMVGHGTAPQAVRLSLGGATASRAELQQGLEVVAELLRSKRPAASYLVL; this is encoded by the coding sequence ATGTGGATCCCGAACTACAAGAACCGCAAGGGCAAGCTCTATGTCGCCATTGCCGACGCCCTCGCGGAAGATATTGCCCAGGGGCGACTTGCGCCCGGAGCGCGGCTGCCAACCCATAGAGAGCTTGCCTGGCAGCTGAAACTCTCGGTCAGCACCATCAGCAAAGCCTATGCTCTGGCGGAGCGTCGCCATCTCATTGAGGGATCGGTGGGCCGGGGCACCTTCGTCAGCTCCAGGCCGTCGGATCTCCCCCGGCTCGAGCCAAATCGCGCACAATCTGACCGGATCGATCTCAGCTTCAATTGTCTCGTGGTGCTGCCGTCGCAGGAGGCGGCGATCACAGGGGCCATGCGCGACATGATCGGAAGCGGACGGATCGAGAGCCTGGTTCCGTATCACCGCCCGTGGCTCGGCATGCCGGAACATCGCATGGCGGCAGTGAAGTGGCTCTCCACGCTCGGCCTGGCCGCCCATGCAGATGACATCGTCATCGTGAACGGCGCGCAGCAGGCGGCGGCAGCGGTGCTCAATGCCATTACCGAGCCTGGTGATACCATTCTGCTGGAAGAGCTCGCCGATCCGGGCATCCGCTTCCTCATCGCCAACCGTCACCTGACGCCCAAGCCGGTGCAGATCGACAAAGACGGCGTGATGCCGGACTCATTCGAGGCGGCCTGCAAGGCCGGCGGGGTGCGCGCGCTGTTCTGCATCCCCACGCATCACAGTCCTACCCTGGCCGTGATGCCGGTGGATCGCCGTAAAGCCCTGGCCGACATTGCAGAGCACTATGGGGTGGCGATTATCGAGAATGACGTTTGCGGCGCGCTGATGGACAAGCCGCTGCCCCCCATCGCCACCTTCGCGCCCGAGCAGGGCTTCTATATCACCAGTCTTTCCAAGATCATCTCGGCGGGGCTGCGCACCGGCTTCATCGCCGCACCGAGAGGCCGGGCGAAGGATCTCATTCCGGGGCTTGCCTCGACGACATGGATGGCTTCACTGTTCTCGATCGAGATAGCGAGCCGGCTGATCGAGGATGGCACCGCCCAGCGTTTAGCGGAAGAGCAGCGCGAAGAGCTGCGCAAGCGCCAGGCGATGGCGGCCGATCTGCTCAGTGGCCAGCTGGTCCGGGCGTTGCCCACGGCGCTGCATATGTGGGTGGCTCTGCCCGAGAGCTGGCGTGCAGAAGGCTTCGTTGCTGCTGCAAATGCTCGCGGCGTGGCAGTGACGCCGGCGGAAGCCTTCATGGTGGGGCATGGCACGGCGCCGCAAGCGGTGCGCCTCAGTCTTGGCGGGGCCACAGCCTCGCGCGCCGAACTCCAGCAGGGGCTGGAGGTGGTTGCCGAGCTGCTGCGCAGCAAGCGCCCGGCGGCCTCTTACCTGGTTCTTTGA
- a CDS encoding LLM class flavin-dependent oxidoreductase, with translation MQFGFYLPCYYPDMSYPAAQLYRDTIEEAKLAEELGFISLTIPEHHFINYLTHPSPLLTAVRVAAETKSIPLISAVLVLPFYDIRRLAGEIAQADCLTEGRIQIGVGRGAFRYEFDRFNVPVEESRDRFDDSLNLLMKLLSEEEVSWDSKYYKFDALTITPRPFQKPYPKIWVAALSEGAIAGTVRRGFNVMTTPLRDPFEAASKQAKAFLDALPPGNPLNQKHSMLRMGFVAKNEADATEKLHLALDNHRRFVNVFETAGTVKGGAIVPLDVPETLEDIRRSLIIGSPQECVDKIGHYAELGIDDIQVNMNFGASHKDVMEALERFAVHIMPHFKNDARAEVAV, from the coding sequence ATGCAGTTCGGCTTCTATCTCCCCTGCTATTATCCAGATATGTCCTATCCGGCGGCGCAACTCTATCGGGACACCATAGAGGAAGCCAAGCTGGCGGAGGAACTGGGCTTCATCTCGCTCACAATTCCCGAGCACCACTTCATCAACTATCTCACCCATCCGAGCCCTTTGCTGACTGCAGTGCGCGTGGCCGCCGAGACCAAGTCGATCCCCCTGATCAGCGCCGTGCTCGTGCTGCCGTTCTACGACATCCGCAGGCTTGCCGGCGAAATCGCCCAGGCCGATTGCCTGACCGAAGGGCGCATTCAGATCGGCGTGGGCCGCGGCGCCTTCCGCTACGAATTCGATCGTTTCAACGTGCCGGTCGAGGAAAGCCGCGACAGGTTCGACGATAGCCTTAACCTGCTGATGAAGCTGCTCTCCGAGGAAGAGGTCAGCTGGGACAGCAAGTATTACAAATTCGACGCGCTCACCATCACACCGCGACCATTCCAGAAGCCCTATCCCAAGATCTGGGTTGCGGCTCTCTCGGAAGGGGCAATCGCGGGCACTGTGCGCCGAGGCTTCAACGTGATGACGACGCCCCTGCGCGACCCGTTCGAGGCGGCGAGCAAGCAGGCCAAGGCCTTTCTTGACGCCTTGCCTCCAGGAAACCCGCTGAACCAGAAGCACTCGATGCTGCGCATGGGCTTCGTTGCCAAGAACGAGGCGGACGCCACCGAGAAGCTGCATCTCGCTCTCGACAACCACCGGCGCTTCGTCAACGTGTTCGAAACAGCCGGCACTGTGAAGGGTGGTGCGATTGTCCCGCTGGACGTGCCGGAGACCCTCGAGGATATCCGGCGTAGCCTCATCATCGGCTCACCCCAGGAATGCGTGGATAAGATCGGCCACTATGCCGAGCTTGGGATCGACGACATTCAGGTCAACATGAATTTCGGCGCATCCCATAAGGATGTCATGGAGGCGCTCGAGCGCTTTGCCGTGCACATCATGCCCCACTTCAAGAATGATGCACGCGCGGAGGTGGCCGTATGA
- a CDS encoding dipeptidase, with amino-acid sequence MTSDSTRAAELHRRALIIDGLVFRCDTDAVLRQGNVAAVNITVADFNADFEVVCDDIAAWLARATDPAGPWHIVETVADIHAARKADKIGLIMGWQNMRGIGDRLDRLRFFHRLGIRVMQLTYNERNFIGDGCLEPADAGLSLFGRRVVAEMNRCGIAIDLSHVGHRSAMDAATLSERPVLLTHANAKAISDVPRNKHDELIKAVAETGGLVGASVYGPMCWDGNPERRPNLEDFYRHLDHIVSLVGIEHVAFGTDFPAVADLDSVGSIIQMTLDRYPTAITKYAAAFGNDARTRYPVDCGSPAELGKLTELLVAKGWTDADILAFLGGNYLRVLDAIWTV; translated from the coding sequence ATGACGTCCGATAGCACCCGTGCCGCCGAGCTCCACCGGCGCGCCCTGATCATCGACGGTCTCGTCTTCCGCTGTGACACCGATGCGGTGCTGCGGCAGGGCAATGTCGCCGCGGTCAATATCACGGTCGCCGATTTCAACGCGGATTTCGAAGTCGTCTGCGACGACATCGCGGCATGGCTCGCGCGCGCGACAGATCCCGCAGGCCCATGGCACATCGTTGAGACGGTTGCCGATATCCATGCGGCCCGCAAAGCCGATAAGATCGGCCTCATCATGGGCTGGCAGAACATGCGCGGCATTGGCGATCGGCTCGATCGCCTCCGCTTTTTCCACCGCCTGGGCATTCGCGTGATGCAGCTCACCTATAATGAGCGCAACTTCATCGGCGATGGTTGCCTGGAACCGGCGGATGCGGGCTTGAGCCTCTTCGGTCGCCGGGTCGTCGCGGAGATGAACCGGTGCGGCATCGCCATTGACCTGAGCCATGTCGGCCATCGCTCGGCCATGGACGCCGCCACGCTCAGTGAACGGCCGGTCCTGCTGACCCATGCCAATGCCAAGGCAATCTCGGATGTGCCGCGCAACAAGCACGATGAGCTGATCAAGGCCGTGGCGGAAACCGGCGGGCTCGTCGGGGCGAGTGTCTATGGTCCGATGTGCTGGGATGGCAATCCGGAGCGCCGGCCGAACCTGGAGGATTTCTATCGCCATCTGGACCATATCGTGAGCCTCGTCGGCATCGAACATGTTGCCTTCGGCACCGACTTCCCGGCGGTTGCCGATCTCGACTCGGTCGGATCGATCATCCAGATGACACTTGATCGCTATCCCACGGCCATCACCAAATATGCGGCCGCTTTCGGCAACGACGCGCGCACCCGCTATCCCGTGGATTGCGGCTCACCAGCGGAACTTGGCAAACTCACCGAACTCCTGGTGGCCAAGGGTTGGACCGATGCCGACATCCTGGCCTTCCTCGGCGGCAATTATTTGCGGGTATTGGATGCCATCTGGACGGTCTAG